One stretch of Rhodohalobacter mucosus DNA includes these proteins:
- a CDS encoding OmpA family protein → MGLLASALVMQSCGSSEPEGDPDPLTLEYLMSLTDEELMQRDSDGDGLNDYDEIYVYETSPLSPDSDDDGLNDYDEVMTHGTDPLTADSDDDGLSDGDEVNVYNTDPLDTDTDGDGLNDYDEVMQYETDPLDADTDGDGLTDFEEAMEYNSDPLQPDSDGDGFSDGQEVEMGTDLLDSNNPPFISELNTINFDFDRSNIRDMDAQLLAENVEMLSNADAFRVRVDAYTDHVGGDQYNLRLSLRRANSVVDFYKDNGIAEDRIEFRGLGKAPVPCAEAEKDEDTPGCEKNRRAESIPLNPYPFTPRN, encoded by the coding sequence ATGGGCTTACTTGCTTCAGCTCTCGTTATGCAGTCATGCGGAAGCAGTGAACCCGAGGGTGATCCCGATCCCCTTACCCTGGAGTATCTGATGAGTCTCACAGATGAAGAACTCATGCAGCGCGACAGCGACGGTGACGGGCTCAATGATTATGACGAAATTTATGTATACGAAACCAGTCCTTTATCACCCGACAGTGATGATGATGGCCTCAATGATTACGATGAAGTAATGACTCATGGTACCGATCCGCTAACTGCCGACTCAGACGATGATGGCCTGTCAGACGGCGATGAGGTGAATGTTTATAACACAGACCCTCTGGACACCGATACTGATGGTGATGGCCTAAACGACTACGATGAAGTAATGCAGTACGAAACGGATCCGCTGGATGCCGATACTGACGGTGATGGCCTTACCGACTTCGAAGAGGCAATGGAATACAACTCAGACCCGCTTCAGCCCGACTCTGACGGCGATGGATTCTCAGATGGACAGGAAGTGGAAATGGGAACAGATCTTCTCGATTCCAATAATCCACCTTTCATCAGCGAATTGAACACCATCAATTTTGACTTCGATCGTTCCAATATCCGTGACATGGACGCACAGCTTCTCGCAGAAAACGTAGAGATGCTGAGCAACGCAGATGCATTCCGCGTACGTGTTGATGCTTACACGGATCATGTGGGCGGTGACCAGTACAACCTGCGTCTCAGCCTCAGAAGAGCGAACTCCGTCGTTGATTTCTACAAAGACAACGGTATTGCTGAAGACAGAATTGAATTCAGGGGTCTCGGAAAAGCTCCGGTACCGTGTGCCGAAGCCGAAAAAGATGAAGACACTCCCGGCTGTGAGAAAAACAGACGTGCAGAGTCTATTCCTCTGAATCCATACCCTTTTACTCCAAGAAACTAA